The following are encoded in a window of Anas platyrhynchos isolate ZD024472 breed Pekin duck chromosome 30, IASCAAS_PekinDuck_T2T, whole genome shotgun sequence genomic DNA:
- the LOC139999932 gene encoding olfactory receptor 14A16-like, producing the protein MSQMSNSSSITEFLLLPFADTRELQLLHFVLFLGIYLAALLGNGLILTATACDHRLHTPMYFFLLNLALLDLGCISTTVPKAMANSLWDTRAISYAGCVAQVFSFIFLISAEYFLLSVMSYDRYIAICKPLHYRTLLGSSACAQMAAAAWGSGFLYALLHTANTFSLPLCQGNAVDQFFCEIPQVLKLSCTDSYLREAGLLTFTSFLGFGCFVFIVLSYVQIFRAVLRIPSEQGRHKSFSTCIPHLSVVSLFFSTVIFAYLKPPSISSPNLNLIVAVLYSVLPPVLNPFIYSMRNQDLRDSIWKMLIGFLSVATDCLPFSANDSQRMSRQALLPFSLVFVDLFGCFSFVSLL; encoded by the coding sequence ATGTctcagatgtccaacagcagctccatcactgagttcctcctcctgccgttcgcagacacacgggagctgcagctcctgcacttcgtgctcttcctgggcatctacctggctgccctcctgggcaacggcctcatcctcacagccacagcctgcgaccaccgcctccacacccccatgtacttcttcctcctcaacctcgccctcctcgacctgggctgcatctccaccactgtccccaaagccatggccaattccctctgggatacgagggccatttcctatgcaggatgtgttgcacaggtcttttcatttatcttcttgatatcagcagagtattttcttctcagtgTCATGTCCTacgaccgctacattgccatctgcaagcccctgcactacaggACCCTCCTGGGTAGCAgcgcttgtgcccagatggcagcagctgcctggggcagtggctttctctatgctctgctgcacactgccaatacattttccctgcccctctgccaaggcaatgctgtggaccagttcttctgtgaaatcccccaggtcctcaagctctcttgcacagactcctacctcagggaagctgGGCTTCTCACGTTCACTTCCTTTTTGGGTtttggatgttttgttttcattgttctgtcctatgtgcagatcttcagggctgtgctgaggatcccctctgagcagggccggcacaaatcCTTTTCCACATGCATCCCTCACCTCTCTGTTGTCTCACTCTTTTTCAGCACTGtcatatttgcctacctgaagcccccttccatctcctccccaaaCCTGAACCTCattgtggcagttctgtactcagtgctGCCTCCAGTattgaaccccttcatctacagcatgaggaaccaggatcTCAGGGATTCAATATGGAAAATGTTGATTGGGTTTTTATCTGTGGCCACAGACTGTCTACCTTTTTCTGCAAATGACTCCCAGCGTATGTCACGACAGGCACTCTTGCCTTTCTCTTTGGTGTTTGTTGatttatttggttgtttttcctttgtgtctTTGTTGTAA
- the LOC119714671 gene encoding olfactory receptor 14C36-like translates to MSNSSFITEFLLLPFADMRELQLLHFALFLGIYLAALLGNGLILTAVACDHRLHTPMYFFLLNLALLDMGCISTTVPKAMANSLHDTRTISYEGCAAQVFLFPFLMSADLFLLTVMAYDRYVAICKPLHYGTFLGSRVCAQMAAAAWGSGFLYALLHTANTFSLPLCQGNAVDQFFCEITQILKISCSDSYLREVGLLAFSGILVLGCFVFIVLSYVQIFRAVLRMPSEQGRHKAFSTCLPHLVVVSLLVSTGVSAYLKPPTISSSSLDMIMAVLYAVMPPAVNPLIYSMRNQELKNAIRKVMSWMFIRICSGN, encoded by the coding sequence atgtccaacagcagcttcatcactgagttcctcctcctgccatttgcagacatgcgggagctgcagctcctgcacttcgcgcttttcctgggcatctacctggctgcccttctgggcaacggcctcatcctcaccgccgtagcctgcgaccaccgcctgcacacccccatgtacttcttcctcctcaacctcgccctcctcgacatGGGCTGCATCTctaccactgtccccaaagccatggccaattctctTCATGATACCAGGACCATTTCCTatgaaggatgtgctgcacaggtctttctttttccttttctcatgtCGGCAGATTtgtttcttctcactgtcatggcctatgaccgctacgttgccatctgcaagcccctgcactatgggacctTTCTGGGCAGCAGAgtttgtgcccagatggcagcagctgcgtGGGGCAGTGGATTTCTCTATGCTCtactgcacactgccaatacattttccctgcccctctgccaaggcaatgctgtggaccagttcttctgtgaaatcacaCAGATCCTAAAAATCTCCTGCTCAGACTCCTACCTGAGGGAAGTTGGACTTCTCGCATTCAGTGGCAttctggttttggggtgttttgtattcattgtgctgtcctatgtgcagatcttcagggctgtgctgaggatgccctctgagcagggacgccacaaagccttttccacgtgcctccctcacctggttgTGGTCTCCCTGCTAGTTAGCACTGGTGTATctgcctacctgaagcctcccACTATCTCCTCTTCATCCCTGGACATGATAATGGCTGTTCTATATGCAGTGATGcccccagcagtgaaccccctcatctacagcatgagaaaccaggagctcaagaatGCCATTAGGAAAGTGATGTCATGGATGTTTATCAGGATTTGCTCAGGAAATTAA